A region of Streptomyces cinnamoneus DNA encodes the following proteins:
- a CDS encoding resuscitation-promoting factor, translating to MSHAPGSPRAATGTPSFDPYAPHDPYGALPDPYAPYDGGAPYGTACENPYADAYGPPPHDPFGQPHLPRQTAGPGTPARDDAAGHHGPPEGTGGAPGTEGRAVTEEAVPTGRGAARRAAAADRRKRPTPRERPEALRRLLPQALVVAFLAGGTSAFVASDKSVQLSVDGKPRTLHTFADDVDELLDDEGMRVGEHDIVAPGPQHDLASGDRVIVRYGRPVTLTLDGERRQVWTTARTVDGALRQLGVRAEGAYLSASRSAPIGRTGLDLDVRTERTITFMADGSERTLRTNAATVREAIDQAGISLHGQDTTSVDPESFPRDGQTISVMRITADDEVREEPIPYATERREDPTLYKGTEVVAQQGEKGVERVTYALRTVNGVQQKPKKISSVVVRPPRTEIIRVGTKPRPTSVRGTEGLNWESLAQCEAGGRPGAVDPSGTYGGLYQFDTRTWHSLGGTGRPQDASAAEQTFRAKKLYVSRGASPWPVCGRKLHG from the coding sequence GTGAGTCATGCACCGGGCAGCCCCCGCGCCGCGACGGGCACGCCGTCGTTCGACCCGTACGCGCCGCACGACCCGTACGGCGCCCTTCCCGACCCGTACGCGCCGTACGACGGTGGCGCACCGTACGGGACGGCCTGCGAGAACCCCTACGCCGACGCCTACGGGCCACCGCCCCACGACCCCTTCGGCCAGCCGCACCTGCCCCGGCAGACGGCCGGCCCCGGGACGCCCGCGCGCGACGACGCGGCCGGCCACCACGGGCCGCCGGAGGGCACCGGCGGCGCCCCCGGGACGGAGGGCCGGGCGGTGACCGAGGAGGCCGTGCCCACGGGCCGCGGCGCCGCGCGACGGGCCGCGGCGGCCGACCGGCGCAAGCGCCCCACGCCCCGCGAGCGGCCCGAGGCGCTGCGCCGGCTGCTGCCGCAGGCCCTCGTCGTCGCCTTCCTCGCGGGCGGCACCTCCGCCTTCGTCGCCAGCGACAAGTCCGTCCAGCTCAGCGTCGACGGCAAGCCCCGCACCCTGCACACCTTCGCCGACGACGTGGACGAACTGCTGGACGACGAGGGCATGCGGGTGGGCGAGCACGACATCGTCGCCCCCGGCCCCCAGCACGACCTGGCCTCCGGCGACCGGGTCATCGTCCGCTACGGGCGTCCCGTCACCCTCACCCTCGACGGCGAGCGCCGCCAGGTGTGGACCACCGCCCGCACCGTGGACGGCGCCCTGCGCCAGCTCGGCGTGCGCGCCGAGGGCGCCTACCTGTCCGCCTCGCGCTCCGCGCCCATCGGCCGCACGGGCCTCGACCTGGACGTCCGCACCGAGCGCACCATCACCTTCATGGCCGACGGGAGCGAGCGCACCCTGCGCACCAACGCGGCCACCGTCCGCGAGGCCATCGACCAGGCCGGCATCAGCCTGCACGGCCAGGACACCACCTCCGTGGACCCCGAGAGCTTCCCCCGCGACGGCCAGACGATCTCCGTCATGCGGATCACCGCCGACGACGAGGTCCGGGAGGAACCCATCCCCTACGCCACCGAGCGGCGCGAGGACCCCACGCTCTACAAGGGCACCGAGGTCGTCGCCCAGCAGGGCGAGAAGGGCGTCGAGCGGGTCACCTACGCGCTGCGCACCGTCAACGGCGTCCAGCAGAAGCCCAAGAAGATCTCCTCGGTCGTCGTCAGACCGCCCCGTACCGAGATCATCAGGGTCGGCACCAAACCCCGCCCCACCTCCGTGCGCGGCACCGAGGGCCTCAACTGGGAGAGCCTCGCCCAGTGCGAGGCGGGCGGCCGGCCGGGCGCCGTCGATCCCTCGGGCACCTACGGCGGCCTGTACCAGTTCGACACCCGCACCTGGCACTCGCTCGGCGGCACCGGCCGCCCGCAGGACGCCTCGGCCGCCGAGCAGACCTTCCGGGCCAAGAAGCTGTACGTCAGCCGGGGGGCGAGCCCGTGGCCCGTGTGCGGCCG
- a CDS encoding TatD family hydrolase, which translates to MAATASKHTPAGGERKKNDDKGAPPPLPAPLSVPVADSHTHLDMQQASSVEDALAKAASVGVTTVIQVGCDLAGSRWAAETAERHASVWATVALHPNEAPRIVLGDPDGWSRQGTREPGGDAALDAALEEIDRLAALPQVRGVGETGLDRFRTGPEGMAAQERSFRRHIDIAKRHGKALVIHDREAHDDVLRVLAEEGAPETVVFHCYSGDAAMAKVCADAGYYMSFAGNITFKNAQPLRDALAVAPLDRILVETDAPFLTPAPYRGRPNAPYLIPVTLRAMAAVRGVSEDALATAVAANTARAFAY; encoded by the coding sequence ATGGCGGCAACAGCATCGAAGCACACCCCGGCCGGCGGCGAGCGGAAGAAGAACGACGACAAGGGCGCCCCTCCGCCGCTCCCGGCCCCGCTGAGCGTGCCCGTGGCCGACTCGCACACCCACCTGGACATGCAGCAGGCCTCCTCCGTCGAGGACGCCCTGGCCAAGGCAGCGTCCGTCGGGGTCACCACCGTGATCCAGGTGGGGTGCGACCTGGCGGGATCCCGCTGGGCCGCCGAGACCGCCGAGCGCCACGCATCCGTCTGGGCGACCGTCGCCCTGCACCCCAACGAGGCCCCCCGCATCGTCCTCGGCGACCCCGACGGCTGGTCACGGCAGGGGACCCGGGAGCCCGGCGGCGACGCCGCCCTGGACGCCGCCCTCGAGGAGATCGACCGCCTCGCCGCCCTGCCCCAGGTGCGCGGCGTCGGCGAGACCGGCCTCGACCGCTTCCGCACCGGCCCCGAGGGCATGGCAGCCCAGGAACGTTCCTTCCGGCGCCACATCGACATCGCCAAGCGGCACGGCAAGGCCCTGGTCATCCACGACCGGGAGGCCCACGACGACGTGCTGCGCGTGCTCGCCGAGGAGGGCGCGCCCGAGACGGTCGTCTTCCACTGCTACTCCGGCGACGCCGCCATGGCCAAGGTCTGCGCGGACGCCGGCTACTACATGTCCTTCGCCGGCAACATCACGTTCAAGAACGCCCAGCCGCTGCGCGACGCCCTCGCCGTCGCCCCCCTCGACCGGATCCTCGTCGAGACCGACGCCCCCTTCCTGACCCCGGCGCCGTATCGCGGACGGCCCAACGCGCCCTACCTCATTCCGGTCACTTTGCGGGCCATGGCCGCCGTCAGGGGAGTGAGCGAGGACGCCCTGGCCACGGCGGTAGCCGCGAATACCGCCCGGGCGTTCGCGTACTGA
- a CDS encoding DUF6299 family protein, with translation MRIKDALGAAATAAALTAATVALAPGAAGVPGNALTLDQTGAIDHDGTITLTGTYRCAVPRGSGTVFIGSNVVANGRSDGIGGSTATCDGRTHRWRNTARPHEVTYRPGPVRADAVLMQIRRDRGGIPLPRFLSVAGVRTITLVARP, from the coding sequence ATGCGCATCAAGGACGCCCTCGGCGCCGCCGCCACGGCCGCCGCCCTGACCGCCGCCACCGTCGCCCTGGCGCCGGGCGCCGCCGGAGTGCCGGGCAACGCCCTCACCCTCGACCAGACCGGCGCCATCGACCACGACGGCACCATCACCCTCACCGGCACCTACCGCTGTGCCGTTCCCCGGGGAAGCGGCACCGTCTTCATCGGCAGCAACGTCGTGGCGAACGGCCGCTCCGACGGCATCGGCGGCTCCACGGCCACCTGTGACGGCCGCACGCACCGGTGGCGCAACACGGCGCGCCCCCACGAGGTGACCTACCGGCCCGGGCCCGTGCGCGCGGACGCCGTGCTGATGCAGATCAGGCGGGACCGGGGCGGAATCCCGCTGCCGCGCTTCCTCTCCGTCGCCGGCGTGCGCACCATCACGCTCGTCGCCCGGCCGTAG
- the rsmI gene encoding 16S rRNA (cytidine(1402)-2'-O)-methyltransferase has product MTGTLVLAGTPIGDVADAPPRLAAELAAAEVIAAEDTRRLRRLTQALGVHTTGRVVSYFEGNESARTPELVEALAGGARVLLVTDAGMPSVSDPGYRLVAAAVERDIKVTAVPGPSAVLTALAVSGLPVDRFCFEGFLPRKAGERLGRLREVAGERRTLVYFEAPHRLDDTLAAMAEVLGADRRAAVCRELTKTYEEVKRGPLEELAAWAAEGVRGEITIVVEGAPERGPEELTPAELVRRVRVREEAGERRKEAIAAVAAETGLPKRDVFDAVVAAKNATQPTSS; this is encoded by the coding sequence GTGACTGGAACGCTCGTACTCGCAGGAACCCCCATCGGCGACGTCGCCGACGCGCCACCCCGGCTGGCCGCCGAGCTCGCCGCCGCCGAGGTGATCGCCGCCGAGGACACCCGGCGGCTGCGCCGGCTGACCCAGGCGCTGGGGGTGCACACCACCGGCCGCGTGGTCTCGTACTTCGAGGGCAACGAGTCGGCCCGTACGCCCGAGCTGGTCGAGGCCCTGGCCGGCGGGGCGCGGGTGCTGCTGGTCACGGACGCGGGGATGCCGTCGGTGTCCGACCCCGGGTACCGGCTGGTCGCGGCGGCCGTCGAGCGGGACATCAAGGTCACCGCGGTGCCGGGCCCGTCGGCGGTGCTGACGGCTCTGGCCGTCTCGGGGCTGCCGGTGGACCGGTTCTGTTTCGAGGGCTTCCTGCCGCGCAAGGCGGGCGAGCGGCTCGGCAGGCTCCGGGAGGTGGCCGGCGAGCGGCGCACCCTCGTCTACTTCGAGGCCCCGCACCGGCTGGACGACACGCTCGCCGCCATGGCCGAGGTCCTGGGCGCCGACCGCAGGGCGGCGGTGTGCCGGGAGCTCACCAAGACGTACGAGGAGGTCAAGCGCGGCCCCCTGGAGGAGCTGGCCGCGTGGGCGGCCGAGGGCGTGCGCGGCGAGATCACGATCGTGGTCGAGGGCGCCCCCGAGCGCGGCCCCGAGGAGCTGACCCCCGCCGAGCTGGTCCGCCGGGTCAGGGTCCGGGAGGAGGCGGGCGAGCGCCGCAAGGAGGCCATCGCAGCCGTGGCGGCCGAAACCGGCCTTCCCAAGAGGGACGTGTTCGATGCCGTCGTGGCGGCAAAAAATGCCACACAACCCACCTCGTCGTAA